The DNA sequence TGACTGGTTCGTCAAAAAGTGGGCTTTGTCGCTCTTTTTGCACGCGGACACTAACGGATTCCTGCTTCACCGGTGTCTGAATAGTGGGAGGAATGCGCATTGCCTCTTTTGCCGCCCTTTTGGCTTTCACCTCGCGCCGGTGAGATTGGGCGACTTCCGCATGCCGGGCTTCTTCCCGACGAGCCTTGTAATCGGCAATGCTATGACGCACCAACTCAAGTCCTCGCAGGGTAAGCCGTCCCGCGCCATCAATTAATGCCATCCATGACAAGTCTGTAAATACCGTAAGACCAAATAGAAATATAGCCAAAAGGATTAATGTGCTGCCGACAAAACTGAAGGCTGTAGACGCTGCAGCAGAAACAGATGCTCCCAGTATACCGCCGACCCCAAAGGGTAGCGAAGTTGGCACACTGCCATAGTGCAAGGCAACGAGCGAGGTGGCACAGGACATCACGAGGATCAGCCCCAGAATACGCAATGCAAAGACGACGCCGTCAAAACCGCCCCGCTGCTGACGATAGGCGCGGAATACACCCCATGCCCGCACGGCCAGCAAAATCGGAAAAAGATAGGAAATATAGCCAAACAGGGAAAAAAATACATCCGACAGCCAGGCTCCCATTGGCCCTGCAGCATTTTCGACCCGGTTCTCAACACCGGTATGCGACCAACCAGGATCGCTCGGGGTATAACTGATAAACGCCAGCAACAGATATGCACAAACAGACAGCCAGCCAATGAGCGCACCCTCTCTCAGAATGAGCTGCCCCCTGGAGGGTGACTGCTCACCACTAGAATCTCGGGTTTTTGGTTGCTGCTTCTCTCTACTCAACTGGGCCTTCCAGGTTTTTCATTGCTGTTCGCTATTGTAATGGCAGCAAGTTGAAATACCAGCGATGCGAGACCGCATAATCCCGGTATATTTCGCCCATAGAGAAATGCTATTTTGTATGCTGTGTTCCATTCTTTATGATAACCAATGGCTCTTTGGGCCTAACTGAAACCCAATTCTGCAGGAAACCTTTATATATGTCGGCTGTACAACACCATAAACTGATCATCCTCGGCTCCGGACCCGCCGGTTATACTGCTGCTGTCTATGCTGCCCGCGCGAATCTCAACCCGGTCATTATTACCGGCATGCAGCAAGGGGGCCAGCTGACCACGACCACGGATGTGGATAACTGGCCTGGCGATGCCGAGGGTGTGCAGGGGCCTGACTTGATGATGCGTATGCAGGCTCACGCTGAGCGCTTTGATACACGCATCATTTTTGATCATATTGAGCATGTTGACTTGAAACAGCGCCCGTTTTTGCTAAGGGGCAGTCAAGCCTTCAGTTGCGATGCACTGATTATTGCCACAGGGGCTTCCGCACAGTACCTCGGATTGCCATCGGAGGAAGCGTTCATGGGCAAAGGCGTAAGCGCCTGTGCCACTTGTGACGGCTTTTTCTACCGCGGACAAAAAGTCGCTGTTATCGGCGGTGGGAATACAGCTGTCGAGGAAGCGCTTTACCTGTCAAATATCTGCAGTGAGGTCACACTGATTCATCGGCGAGAGACCCTGCGCTCCGAAAAAATATTACAGGATAAGCTCTTTGAGCGCGCCAAGAACGGTAATATCAAACTCCTTTGGAATCACACTCTGGACGAAGTACTGGGTGATGAGACAGGGGTTACAGGGTTGCGCGCGGTGAGCACGCTTGATGGCAAGGCTACAAACATTGCCTTATCGGGTGTATTTATTGCCATTGGCCACAAACCGAATACGGATATATTTAAAGACCAACTCGAGATGAAAAATGGCTATATCATTGTTCACGGAGGTAGTGATGGAAATGCCACAGCCACCAGCATAGACGGCGTCTTTGCCGCTGGCGATGTTGCCGATCATGTGTATCGTCAGGCCGTCACTTCTGCCGGTTCCGGTTGCATGGCGGCGCTGGATGCCGAAAAATATCTTGACACGTCAGCTTGATAATGCAAAAAAAGTTAACCCCGCTTGATAACAGGAACCCGGTTTTTCCAAGCCCTGAAAAGGCTTTGAAAGAACCAGCAGGGCTACTGGCTATTGGCGGGAACCTTACAACAACGACCCTTTTGTCCGCCTATCGTCAGGGTATTTTCCCCTGGTACGAGCATGGACAACCTATATTATGGTGGTCTCCCGACCCCCGGGCAGTTATTTACCCGGAACAGATACACATTTCACGATCATTAAAGAAGTCAATAAAACGCAGTAACTACCAAGTACGTACTAACACGGCTTTTTCGTCAGTTATTGAGCTCTGTGCCGCCCTCAGGTCTAACAGCCTCAGGGGAACCTGGATTACCCACGAAATTAAGAACGCCTACAATGCACTTCATCGAGAAGGTCATGCACATTCGGTCGAAATCTGGCAAAACAATATACTTATAGGAGGATTATATGGCGTCCTGATAGGACGTGTGTTTTGCGGCGAGTCGATGTTCAGCCTGATTAAGGACACGTCCAAAATCGCCCTTGTGACACTAGCTGAAATGATGTGCCGCCAAGGGGGAACTTCTTTGATCGATTGCCAGATCAGTAATGACCACCTGCGTTCGATGGGTGCAACAAGCATTCCGCGAGCAGCCTTCCTAGATCAGCTACAGATATTGAAGGACAAACCTTTCGACGGAAATTTTGGGCATAACTCCCCTGTGGGTTTAAACTGACAAGACAACACTCACCAAGTTAAGCAGTATTATTATGTCCAGGGATATTTCGCCAGATGTCAAGGCCATCAGACTTTTCCTGACTGAGCCACATGCCTGTAGTTATCTTCAAAATCAACAAGCGACAACAGCGTTTGTAGATCCCGGTCTAAGGGTTGACAAAAATCTCTACAGTTACCTGTCTGGCATGGGTTTTCGTCGCAGTGGACGGTATATCTATGCTCCTCGCTGTAAGCATTGTAACGCCTGTATTCCTGCAAGGATCCCGGTGGCGCAATTTAAGCCCAACCGCCAACAGCGTCGGTGCCGTAAGCAGAATGGTGACCTCAGTATTTGGCTGACCCGTATGGTCAACGAAAGCGAACACTACCCTCTTTACCGACAGTACCTCGACAGCCGCCATGCTGACGGTGATATGTATCCGCCGACTGTTGGTCAATATCGTGACTTCATCAGCAATATTCATGACTATAGCGCCATGATGGAGATTCGCTTAAAGGGTGAGCTGGTCGCGGCAGGTCTAGTGGACATTCTAAATGACGGCCTATCCGCCATCTACACTTACTACTCATCAGGGTTATCGAAGCGCAGCCTTGGCACTTTCTCGATTTTGGCAGAACTCATGTTGGCAAGAGAGCTGGGGCTTCCCTACCTTTACTTGGGATACTGGATAAAAGACAGTCCAAAAATGGCTTACAAGGACAGATATCAACCGTTAGAGTTGCTCAGGGATGGTGAATGGGCACCAATGAATTGACATTACTCGATTTTCAGGCAGAATGCGCCACTTCCAGAAGAAACCGTTCGCGGAGAATACAGGCAGCATGTCGAAAGAAGATCATATTGAAATGGAAGGAGAAGTGGTAGACACACTTCCCAATACAACCTTTCGCGTAAAACTGGAGAATGGGCACATTGTTACAGCACATATTTCCGGAAAAATGCGCAAAAATTACATACGCATCCTGACCGGAGACAAAGTCAAGGTCGAACTCACACCCTATGACCTGAGCAAGGGTCGTATCACCTATCGTGCTCGCTAATCCGACCCTTTTGACCCCATAATCAAGCCTCTTCAACCTCTGTCTCAATCAGCAACTCACCGTCTTCCGATACAGAAACGTGTACAACGCCTCCAGAAGATAAATTGCCGAACAACACTTCTTCTGCCAGTGGCTTCTTGATTTTTTCCTGTATCAAACGAGCCATGGGGCGAGCACCCATTTTCTCATCATAGCCACGTTTCGCTAACCAGTCTCTCGCCTCGTCATCAACTTCGAGCAACACGCGTTTGTCATCCAGTTGTTGTTGCAACTGACTGAGGAACTTGTCAACCACGGTATGAATCACGCTACTGTCCAGAGACTTGAACTGAATAATCGCATCAAGGCGATTCCTGAACTCCGGTGTAAACAGTTTGGTAATCGCAGCCATGCCATCTGTTGTATGGTCCTGTGTGGTAAAACCAATCGAGCTGCGACTCATCTCTTCGGCACCGGCGTTGGTCGTCATAATCAGAATGATATTTCTGAAATCGGCCTTTCGCCCATTGTTATCAGTAAGTGTTCCGTGGTCCATCACTTGTAATAAAAGATTGAAAACCTCCGGGTGGGCCTTTTCAATTTCATCAAGCAAAACAACAGCATGAGGATTTTTAGTCACAGCATCTGTTAACAGCCCGCCCTGGTCAAAACCCACATACCCCGGGGGCGCACCTATCAGCCTGGAGACAGTATGCCGCTCCATATACTCTGACATGTCAAAACGCAGTAATTCGATACCCAGCACTTCAGCCAATTGCTTCGACACCTCGGTTTTACCCACCCCTGTCGGCCCGGAAAACAGAAAAGACCCAATAGGCTTTTCACCTTCCCGAAGACCTGCACGGGCCAGTTTGATCGACGTAGAAAGTGCAGAAATCGCTTCATCCTGGCCAAAAACTACCATTTTCAGCTTGTCTGTGAGGCCTTTCAGTTGCTCCTTGTCTGAGGCAGAGACACTTTTTGGCGGAATTCTTGCCATCTTCGCGACAATCGCCTCAACATCACCAACACCGACAACTTTTTTTCGTTTCGAAGGCGGTTGTAACTGCTGATAGGCACCTGCTTCATCAATAATGTCTATTGCCTTGTCTGGCAAAAAACGATCATTAATGTGGCGTGCAGACAGTTCTGCTGCGGCTTTCAGGGCAGCCTGGGTAAACTTCAGCTTGTGATGCTCTTCAAAACGGGACTTGAGCCCCTTAAGAATACCCACAGTCTCTTCAACAGTGGGTTCAGACACATCAATTTTCTGGAAGCGACGAGACAGAGCCCTGTCTTTCTCAAAAATGCCGCGGTATTCCTGGAATGTAGTAGAACCGATACAACGGATTTTTCCGGAGGTCAAAAGTGGCTTTAACAAATTTGAGGCATCCATAACACCACCGGAAGCGGCACCAGCACCGATAATGGTATGAATCTCATCAATGAAGAGGATAGCACCTTCTTTTTCGCGAAGTTCAGCAAGCACGCCTTTGAAACGCTTCTCAAAGTCACCACGGTATTTTGTGCCGGCTAACAAATCCCCAAGATCAAGGGCATAGACAACGCTATTACGAAGTGTATCTGCCACCTTCTCTTCGACGATCATTTTAGCGAGGCCTTCAGCAATAGCCGTTTTACCGACACCGGCTTCACCGACCAGTAGCGGATTATTCTTGCGGCGACGAGCCAGCACCTGGCAGACACGCTCCACTTCCTCAACACGCCCCACGAGGGGATCGATATAGCCTTTACTGGCCTGGGCATTTAAATTAGTGGTGAATTGCTCCAACAGACTACTGCTGTTGTTTTCTGCATCCGCGGTACTTTCTTCCTGAGGAGACTCACCATCGTGCTGCTCCGACTGGTCTGCGTATTTGGAAATTCCGTGGGAGAGATAGTTAACCACATCGATTCTGGCTACATTTTGCAGACGGAGGAAGTACACGGCCTGACTTTCCTGTTCGCTGAATAACGCAACCAGTACATTATCGCCCTGCACCTCGTTTTTACCGGAGGATTGCACATGAAATACGGCGCGCTGAAGAACACGTTGAAAACCGAGTGTTGGCTGAGTGTCCCTTTCATCAAGCTCATCGGGGATTATCGGTGTTGTAGACTCAATAAACTCATCTAGGTCGTGGCGAAGCACATTGATGTCAACACCACAGGCTCTCAATACCTTGAGTGCTGACTCGTTGTCCAGCAACGCGAGCAGTAGATGTTCTACCGTCATGAATTCATGGCGTTTGTGACGGGCCCCTTTAAAAGCCTTATTCAGACTGAGCTCAAGCTCTCTGCTTAACATATATCGATACCTTTAAACTCTACTTTAGAGATCATCATCTTCCGAGGGTTCTACTTCGCAAAGTAATGGATGTTCATTCTTCCTGGCATAATCATTCACTTGTGCAACTTTGGTTTCTGCAACATCCTTTGTGTATACACCACATACGGCCTTGCCGTCCAAATGGACCTTCAGCATTACCCGCGTCGCCACCTCACGATTCATGCCAAAGAAGATTTCCAGTAACCCTACAACAAACTCCATCGGAGTATAATCATCATTAAACAGAACCACCTTGTATCTCTTTGGGCGTTTGAGTTCAGGTGATGCTGCTTCGACAACAGCAGCGGTATTGTGTTGCCACTCCTGTTGCTCATCGTCTTTTTCACCAAAATAAATCTTTAAGCTCATTTTCATAAATCTTGTCGGAATCAACAGCTTCTATCTTACATATTAATACGCTATCTGCGGCCCTATTCTAGTGTTAAGAATAAGTTTATGTCGATTTTTTGCGATTATGGGAGACTTGACTTGATCAGTTTTTCATTATAGAAAACGCCCTTGAGCAAAAAATAAACACTATAAATGCTATTGAATTAGCAGGGTTATAACCTGCGGCTGTATAACAGCCATGCTTACAATAGAAAACCCGATGAGAGGTTGAGTATGCCGTCAGGAACAGTCAAGTGGTTTAATAATGCTAAGGGCTACGGGTTTATTCTGTCATCAGATGGCGTGAGTGATGTCTTTGCCCACTACTCAGCAATCAACATGGAAGGCTATAAAACCTTAAAAGCTGGCCAAGAAGTGTCATTTGATCTCGCAGAGGGCCAAAAAGGCCTGCATGCCTCCAATATTATGCCTTTGATCAACGACAAAGAGGTTACCCCGACAGAACCTGAATCCGGTGAACACTCAGAAAATGGAAATGATTAATGCCTTCCTGGTCATAAAAAAACCCCCGGCTCATTCCTGAGCCGGGGGTTTTTAATAACAAAGCTTACATTCTGGCGATCAGCGCATCGCCAAATTGCGATGACGACAACAAGGTTGCGCCATCCATGAGACGCTCAAAGTCGTATGTGACCTTTTTCTCGGAAATCGCGCCCTCGATCCCTTTGATTATCAAATCAGCGGCTTCATTCCAGCCCATGTGCCGAAGCATCATTTCAGCAGAGAGAATCAGTGAGCCGGGGTTAACTTTATCCTGGCCAGCGTATTTGGGTGCAGTACCATGGGTAGCCTCAAAAATCGCAATATTATCAGAGAGGTTGGCACCCGGGGCTATACCGATACCACCCACCTGAGCAGCAAGCGCGTCCGATAGATAGTCACCATTCAAATTAAGTGTGGCAATGACATCATATTCAGCCGGACGCAAAAGAACCTGTTGCAACATCGCATCTGCAATCACTTCCTTGATAACAATTTCTTTACCCGTATTCGGGTTCTTCATGACCTGCCAGGGCCCTCCATCCAGTGGTTTCGCGCCAAATTCATCTCTGGCCACTTCAAAGCCCCAATCACAAAAAGCACCTTCGGTGAATTTCATGATATTACCCTTGTGAACCAGGGTGACAGAAGATTTATCCTGATCAATCGCATATTGAATGGCTTTACTGACCAGGCGCTTGGTGCCCTGTTCTGAAACAGGTTTGACACCGATACCACAATTTTCCGGGAAGCGGATTTTGGTCACGCCCATTTCATTGCGGAGGAAGTTAATGACTTTTTTGGCTTCATCAGTGCCTGCACGCCACTCAATGCCTGCATAAATATCTTCCGAATTTTCACGGAAGATACACATGTCTACTTCACCTGGTTTTTTGACCGGTGAAGGAACACCCTGGAACCAGCGAACCGGGCGCTGACATACATACAAGTCGAGCTCTTGGCGCAGAGCCACATTCAATGAGCGAAAACCTCCACCCACCGGTGTTGTCAATGGACCTTTGATTGAAACACTAAACTCTCTGATGGCATCCAGCGTCTCGGCGGGAAACCAGTCACCATCATAAATTTCTGCAGCTTTCTCGCCGCAATAAACTTCCATCCAGGAAATTTTCTTGCTCCCCGCGTAAGCCTTTTCAACGGCAGCATCTACAACTTTTACCATCACTGGCGTGATGTCTACACCGATACCGTCACCTTCGATGAACGGAATAATGGGGTTGCTGGGAACATTGAGAGAATAATCGGAATTGACTGTAATTTTTTCACCATCAGTTGGTATCTGGATGTGCTGATATCCCATTGTTGGCTCCATATGTTGGGTAGGTTACTAGTGCGTTATTGTAGGGTTTGAAACAAATAATTCTTGGTTTTATTGTTGTATAACTTTAGAAACGCATAAGATGTTATCACAAACACATATGCTCTTGTAGTTGATTTACATAGCTTCAGGGCATTTTAGTCTCAAAAAATATGCATCCAATCCATGGCTAATCTCCTGCTCTTCAATAAACCCTTCGGTGTCTTGAGCCAGTTCTCTGATTGTGACGGGCACCCGGGACTGGGGCATTACCTGCAGCAGCCAAACATTTATGCTGCTGGACGGTTGGACCATGACTCGGAAGGTCTGCTCCTGTTAACAGATGACGGCAAACTACAAGCAATCATCAGCAATCCGAGACACAAACTGAAAAAGACCTACTGGGCACAGGTCGAGGGTGAAATAACGCAACCGGCATTAGCTCAACTGATACGGGGCGTGAAGCTGAGAGACGGCATCACTCAGCCCGCCTCAGCCAAGCTGATCGAGCCACCGCAGCTCTGGACACGAAATCCGCCCATAAGGCAACGACCAAATCAGCCTACCAGTTGGATAGAATTGCAAATTTCAGAAGGTAAAAACAGACAGGTGCGCAGGATGACTGCGGCAACCGGCTTTCCCACACTGAGACTGATCAGGGTTGCAATTGGGAGCTGGACACTTGGAAACCTACTGCCTGAACAATATCGCTGGGAAACCATCCACATACCTGACACAAAGCACCACAGGTTTCGCCCAAAGAGGGCAAAATGGTGAATCAAATTCATCTGACGGTGGCTGTCGTTGTTGAACGTAAGGGCCGTTTTCTCATGGTCAGGGAAATTCGCAATGGACTCGAGCTATACAACCAGCCCGCAGGGCATGTTGAACCCGGAGAGACACCCATTGAAGCAGCCATCAGAGAAACGTTGGAAGAAACTACTTGGCATGTTGTACCCACCGCCATCATCAGCTTTACTACCTTTCGGGCACCCGCAAACGACATAACCTACTACCGTCTGGCTTTTGCGGCAGATGCTGATCAACTAGACCCTCTACAGGTTATCGATCCGGATATAGAGGAAGCGATGTGGCTGACTTATGAAGAAATACTACAAAAAAGACAACAACTGCGAAGCCCCATGGTTCTCGAAGCAATCGAAGATTACCGGAGAGGCATCTTCTATTCATTGGATTTACTGAAAACTCATCGGTAAAATCCGCTCCCCTATGAACTCACCCAAAAAAGTCATTGTCGGCATGTCCGGCGGCGTAGACTCTTCTGTTACTGCTTTGTTGTTACAAAAGCAGGGGTTTGATGTGGAAGGTCTGTTCATGAAGAACTGGGATGAGGATGATGGCACCGATTACTGCACTGCCCGCCAAGATCTCAATGACGCCCAGGCCGTTGCAGATTCACTGAACATCCACCTTCATACCGCCAATTTCGCTGCGGAATACTGGGACAACGTTTTTGAGTACTTTTTGGCCGAGTACAAAGCCGGTCGTACGCCAAACCCCGATGTCCTCTGTAACCGCGAGATCAAGTTTAAGACATTTCTCGACTACGCCCGCATTCTCGGCGCCGATTCTATCGCCACAGGCCACTACGCAAGGCGTCTTGACAGCAATGGACAAACCTTTCTACTGAAAGGGCTGGACAACAACAAGGATCAAAGCTATTTCCTGCACGCTGTTGATGAGGCCGCTTTTTGTCAATCGCTGTTTCCCCTCGGTGAACTTGAAAAGCCCGCTGTGCGAACTCTTGCGGAACAATATGGCCTGGCTACAGCAAAGAAACGTGATTCCACCGGCATCTGCTTTATCGGCGAACGTCGTTTCAAGGACTTTCTCGAGCAATACATACCAGCACAACCCGGCGATATCGAAAATCCGGAGGGCATTGTTGTCGGTATTCATCAGGGCTTGATGTACCATACACTGGGACAACGTCAGGGGTTGGGCATTGGTGGTCTTCGAGGTGCCAGCGATGACCCCTGGTATGTGGTGGGCAAAGACCTCCCCAGGAATGTACTGATTGTCGCCCAGGGGGCGGAACACCCACTCCTGTACAGTGACAGCTTGAGTACTACTGAAGTCCACTGGATCAACGGATTACCCGCCCACAACCAATTCCGATGCAAAGCCAAAGTTCGTTACCGGCAATCAGATCAGGAGTGTACCGTCACGAAGAATGACGAAAGCTATCAGGTCCTGTTTGATGTGCGACAACGGGCTGTAACCCCCGGACAATCCATTGTGTTTTATGATGGAGAGATTTGTATGGGCGGTGGAGTCATCAATCACACATGGAACTCAACTGAGCCGTTATGCTGCTAAAAAAACCCACAAAAGATCAGATTATTGCACTCAGTGGCGTGTTTCAGGCTTGCCAGCTCGTCGAAACGCTGGCAAAAAGCGGTTCAATCCCCGCAGATCGTTTTCAAGTCTGTATCGAGAGCCTTTTTCAGCAAAACCCGGACAGCACCGAACAGGTATTCGGCTCAGTGGATAATCTCCAGCTGGGCATGGAAACCCTGCAGGAACTACTGACATTACAAACAACCGCCAAGCAGTCCGACACGCTACGTTACGCCGTGGGCGTCATCCACCTATCCAGAAAACTACTGAACAATAAAACCATGATCAACATGATCGGAGAACGGCTGGAACAGGCCAATCGCCAGGCGGCCCACTTCTCTTCAGTCAGCCATACCAACGTCATTGCGAATCTGGCGCAGATCTATCAGGACAGCATCAGTACATTTCGCTACCGCATTCAGGTAAATGGTTATGCGGGATACCTGCAACAGGACTCTATTGCTCAACGTATACGCTGCCTGCTTTTTGCCGGCATCAGGGCAGCCATTCTGTGGCATCAACTGGGCGGCAAACGCTATCACTTGATATTCAGTCGCAAACAGCTTCTCAGTCAACTTCATACCCTGCACACCTAACTTTAAGAGGCTCAGCAACTTTCCCTGAAAACCCCAACCATATCGGGTAAAATTTACGGATTTTCTGACCCGGACACAAGATAATCTCATGAACCTTTCCGAACTTACTGCCATCTCCCCTATTGATGGTCGCTACAGCAGCAAAACTGAGCCACTACGGGTGGCGTTCAGTGAATTTGGTTTAATCAAACACCGTGTGACTGTGGAAGTTCGCTGGTTACAACAGCTGGCATCCCATCCGGACCTGAAGGAAATCCCGCCATTTTCAGATAGCGCCAACGAAGTACTGAATCAGTTGGTGGAAAATTTTGATGAGCAGAAGGCTCAAAGAATCAAAGAGATAGAGCGCACCACCAACCATGATGTAAAAGCGGTCGAGTACTTTATCAAGGAATCCATCGCAACAAATCCGGAGTTGCTGGCGGTATCAGAATTTGTCCACTTTGCCTGTACGTCCGAGGATATCAACAACATCGCCCATGCGCTGATGCTGAAAGAAGGTCGCGACCAAATCCTGCTACCACAGGTTGGTCAGATTGTGCACCAACTGAGCGAATTGGCCCATCGTTATGCCGATGTCCCCATGCTGGCTCGCACCCATGGACAGACCGCCTCCCCGACGACTATTGGTAAGGAGATCGCTAATGTTGTCTACCGGATAACGCGACAACTCTCGCAGATTCGGCAGGTAACGTTGATGGCAAAAATTAACGGTGCCGTTGGCAATTACAATGCGCATCTGTCCGCTTACCCAACCGTGGACTGGGCAAGCAATGCAGAGACATTCATTACAGGCCTGGGTCTGGAGTGGAATCCCTATACCACTCAAATTGAACCACACGACTACATTGCAGAGCTGTTTGATGCGATAGCCCGGCTCAATACTATTCTGATCGACTTCAACCGCGATATCTGGGGCTATATTTCTCTCGGCTACTTCAAACAGAAAACCATTGCAGGAGAAGTGGGTTCTTCCACCATGCCACATAAGGTAAACCCGATAGATTTCGAGAATGCCGAGGGCAATCTGGGCATTGCCAACGCCATCTTTACCCATCTGGCACAAAAGCTGCCGATTTCCCGCTGGCAAAGGGATCTCACCGATTCCACCGTACTGCGCAATATGGGTGTGGGGTTCGGATACAGTCTGATTGCCTATCAGGCGACATTAAAGGGTATTGGCAAACTGGAACTGAATCAGCTTCGATTAGAGGCTGATCTCGATGGGGCATGGGAAGTTCTTGCCGAACCGGTACAAACCGTAATGCGGCGTTACAATATTCCGGAGCCCTACGAAAAACTGAAAGCCCTGACACGCGGGCAGGCAATCACGCGGGAAGCCATTCAGGCCTTTGTCGACACACTGGATATCCCTGAAACAGCCAAAACCGAACTGCTCGCTTTGACACCTTCCAATTACATTGGCAACGCCCCCACTCAGGCGAAAGCGATCTAATTTTTGTCCAGTTTTTTCAGGTAGCCCAACTTTTGATGAATACCGCCGGGTTTCAGTGAGGACAGCCATGACCATTCAATCCATTCTGGGAAACCTGTCGATTGAGGAGTTTCTCGCTGAATACTGGCAGAAAAAACCGCTGTTGATCCGGAATGCCTTCCCCAATTTTGAGTCGCCTCTAACACCCGATGAACTGGCAGGCCTGTCTCTGGAAGAAGAGGTGGAATCACGAATAGTCTTTGAAAAAGGTGAGTCCGGCCCCTGGGAACTTCAGCACGGCCCTTTTGATGAGAGTATTTTCGCTCAACTGCCTGAAAGCTGCTGGAGTCTTTTGGTCCAGGGCGCCGATCTGTGGGTGCCCGAAGTCAAGGCTTTGCTGCCCCACTTCAATTTTCTGCCACCCTGGCGAGTCGATGACGTCATGGTCAGTTATGCCCCGGTCGGCGGTAGCGTCGGCCCCCACTTCGACTATTACGATGTGTTTCTTCTGCAGGGTCTGGGACAGCGTCGCTGGCAGGTTGGCCAGTTCTGCGATCAGCAATCACCGCTTGTAGCCGGCACACCACTCCGGATCCTGCAGACCTTTGATGTAGTGGATGAATGGGTTCTTCAGCCAGGCGACATGCTTTATCTGCCGCCGGGGATTTCCCATTGGGGGATCGCAGAAAATGATTGCCTCACCTACTCAATTGGTTTCAGATCACCATCGCTCACCGATATGCTTGACGACCTCACCACAGAACTGATGACCCAGGGGAACAGCTGCTACTACCGGGACCCACCCCTAACGCCTGGCATGGCAACTGAAGTGATTAATCCTGCCTTCATCAAGCAGGTGCAAGCCATGCTCAGGGAGATAGCGGAAGATAAAACGTTACTAGGGGACTGGTTTGCCCGCTACATGACCGCACCGAAGTACCCGGAATTGGTCGATGAAGCGGACGTTGATCGACGCGCCACGATTGATGGCAGACATTATTTAAACGGAGAGCAGGTCGATAAATAGTGCATCACCTTCGGCTTACTGACAGTCACCTGCATTACTTATCGATAGCAACGCCGCCTCCGGGCCAACGGGT is a window from the Porticoccus hydrocarbonoclasticus MCTG13d genome containing:
- a CDS encoding cupin domain-containing protein, with translation MTIQSILGNLSIEEFLAEYWQKKPLLIRNAFPNFESPLTPDELAGLSLEEEVESRIVFEKGESGPWELQHGPFDESIFAQLPESCWSLLVQGADLWVPEVKALLPHFNFLPPWRVDDVMVSYAPVGGSVGPHFDYYDVFLLQGLGQRRWQVGQFCDQQSPLVAGTPLRILQTFDVVDEWVLQPGDMLYLPPGISHWGIAENDCLTYSIGFRSPSLTDMLDDLTTELMTQGNSCYYRDPPLTPGMATEVINPAFIKQVQAMLREIAEDKTLLGDWFARYMTAPKYPELVDEADVDRRATIDGRHYLNGEQVDK